The DNA window AGTCTGCCACTACCCGGCTGCGAACGGTGCCGGACGGGCATGGGGTCACCCCAGATTGTTGCGTATGCAGGTCCGGATGCACGTGCATTCGCCAGGCGCATATGCCAGTCGAACGCCTGCACGTGAATCGGCTCTTGCATCTGCCGTTAGCAAAGAGGACCATGGTGCACGTGCACATGCACACCCACTGGCAACCCTGCGGGGACCGCGTCACCCCCACGCGAGAGTCCGCTCACCGGCCACTGCGCGCCCCCGCGCATCCGACCGGAGAGGGCCGACGCGCGCGGACGCCCCGGCCCACCGAGTCGGAGGTGTCCCGCATGACCCCGGCGGGTCCCGCTGTGTCAAGCCCCTTATGGGAGGAGCTGTTCATGGGCGCCGGTCCGGCAGTCCTGGCCGACCCGGACGTGGTCACCTGTACTCTCACCCCCCGCTATGAGGCGGTGAAGACGGCACGTGACTTCACCCGGAACTCGCTCCACCGCTGGGGACTCGGCGAGCTCTTCGACGACATCGCACTGGTGGCGTCGGAGCTGGTGACCAACGCTCTGCGGCACGCCCTCCAGCTTCGGGCGGGTGACGCCCAGGGACGCATCCCCACGCAGCCCCAGCACGGCCCCGCGGCCGAGCAGTTGCCCATCCGCATCAGCCTGGTGCACCGCGCACCGCAGGTGGTGTTCGCGGTGAGCGACCCCAGCAGCGCGGGCCCGGTCGCCCGCGACGCGGACTACATAGCCGAGTCGGGCCGTGGGCTCCACCTGGTGGACTCCTTCAGCCGCTCCTGGGGCTGGCATCCACTGGCCGGAGCCGGAAAGGTGGTCTGGGCGCTCTTCGAGGCCCATGAGGCCACGGTCGACAACGGCGGCGGCAGGCACCGCAGGGCCTGACCAACCGCAGGGCCTGACCACAGCAAGGCGTGACCAGAGCAGACAGAGCGGCAGGGGCCGCCACCGGAGTCTCCGGTGGCGGCCCCTGCCGCTGCGGTGAGGCAGACCCGTCGTGGTCACTGGACCAGGTGGTCGAACTCCCCGTCCTTGGCCCCCAGCAGCAGCGCCTCGATCTCCGCGCGGGTGTAGATCAGGGCCGGCCCTTCGGGGAACCGGGAGTTGCGCATGGCGACGTCGCCGCCCGGCAGTTTGGCCAACTCCACGCAGTTTCCCTGCGAGTTGCTGTGCCGACTCTTCTGCCAGACAACGCCACGGATCTCCGCGGCCGCCATGCCGTTGTGTATGTGGCGCATAGAAAACTCCCGGAATGCGAGTACTGCGCGTGCTGCCGTACTGCTCGGCTTCTCGATCGTGCGGCCGGCAGGGGATCACTCCACCCAGCGAAAGTCCTGGTACCCGCCTCACTGGACGTGATGATAACCCGAGTGCACGTGCATCCGCACACGCAATTGCCTGTGCATGAAACGGTACGCCACGTGACGAAACCCCCTCTGTAAAAGCGAATTGACGCTTCGTAAGCGGACATAGCCGAGCGGAACGTCCCACCCGATGGCTACACTCCGCGTACGCTCGACTTCCCCGGGGTCCGCCGGGTCGAATTCGACGCCACCGCAACGGGCACACGGTCAGTCACGGACCCGGTGTGAGACTGATCACTCGGAGGTGGGCGCACCATGGCGCAGGACCTCGACACCCGCGTCCGGGCACTGCTCGCCCGGATGTGCCTTGAGGACAAGGTCGGCCAGCTCTTCGTCAGCCGCGTCCACGGCGGCGACACCGAGCACCCCTCCCCCGCCGAGGCAGCCGAGAACCGCAAGGCCCTCGGGGTCGCCACCGCCGCCGAGGCGGTGGCCCGCTACCGGCTGGGCGGCGTCGTCTACTTCGGCTGGACCGGCAACCTCGACAGCCCCGAGCGCACCGCGGCACTCTCCGCCGGACTCCAGCGCGCCGCCCGCCTGCTCCCCGTACCCGTGCCCCTGCTGATCGCCACCGACCAGGAGCAGGGCTCGGTGGTCCGCATCGGCCCACCGGCCACCGGATTCCCCGGCGCCATGGCGCTCGGCGCCTCCGGCCGCCCGGAGGACGCCCGCAGCGCCGCCCGGGTCACCGGCACGGAGTTGGCCGCGCTCGGCATCAACCAGGACTACGCCCCGGTCGCCGACGTCAACCTCGACCCCGCCAACCCGGTGATCGGCACCCGGTCCTTCGGCGGAGACCCGAGCGCGGTCGCCGCCCTCACCGCCGCCCAGGTGCAGGGCTTCCACGACGCGGGCACGGTCTGCACGGCCAAGCACTTCCCCGGCCACGGGGACACCTCCGCCGACAGCCACACCGGTCTGCCGGTGATCGGGCACAGCCGGGCCGAGTGGGAGCGGGTGGACCTTCCGCCGTTCGCCGCCGCCGTCCGACACGGGGTGGACTCCGTGATGACGGCGCATATCGTCGTCCCCGCGCTCGACCCCTCCGGCGACCCGGCCACCCTCTCCCGGCCGATCATCACCGGCCTGCTGCGCCGACACCTCGGCTATGACGGCGTGGTGGTCACCGACTCCCTCACCATGGCGGGCGTACGGACCCGCTACGGGGACGACCGGGTACCCGTACTCGCCCTCAAGGCCGGTGCCGACCAACTGCTCGATCCGCCCGACCTGGCGCTCGCCTACCGGTCGGTGCTGCATGCGGTACGCGACGGTGAACTGACCGAGAGCCGGATCGACGCCTCCGTGACCCGGGTGCTGCGGCTGAAGGTGCGGCGCGGACTCTTCGAGCGGCGGCCACCCGACCCGGCCTCGGTCCGGCGGCTGCTGGGTACGCCCGCGCACCTCGCGGTGGCCGACACCGTGGCCGACCACAGCATCACGCTGCTGCGCAACGACGATCGCGTCCTGCCGCTCGCGGCGGCGGCCGGGCGGCCGGTGCTGGTGACCGGCTGGGAGCCGGTCGGCGGCTCCGCCGGGATCGGCACCGCCGCCGGACAGCCGGTACGGGAGCTGGCCGCCGCCCTCTCCGCCCTCGGGCTCCCCACCCGGGCGCTCCCCACCGGCCCGGCCCCCGACGCCGCAGCGGTGGCCCGCGCCACCCGGGCCGCCGGGGACACCGGGGACACCGGGGTCACCGGGGACGCGGGGGGCGGCGGCGCGGTGGTGGTGCTCACCGGCGGGGCGGCCGGAGACGCCGCACAGCGGCGGCTGGTGGCCGCGCTGCTGGCGACGGGGCGGCCCATGGTGCAGATCGCCGTCCGCGACCCCTACGACCTGGCCCGGCTGCCCGGGGTACGCACCGCCCTGGCCACCTACTCCTGGTCCCCGGCGTCGATGCGGGCGGCGGCCCGGGTCCTGGCCGGCCGTACCACCCCCACCGGCCGACCGCCCGTCACCCTCCCCGACTGACCGCCCCCCACCATGCCCGGCCCCTCCGCTTCACCCTCCCCCGGCCGACCCGCCCCCGCCGCGCTCTCTCACCTCTTTCTTCACCACTCGCGCCCCGCACCGGCACACCGGCGTGACAGCAGGTCACAGCAGCCACGACGGTGCCCGCAGGGCCAGCCGACACCGACCGGAGCCGATCACGGCGTGACCGTTTCGGCCTCTTTCTGATTCCCTGTCCTACTTGTCCTCGCTGCGGCACGCCGGTTCCGGGAGCCCGCTGCCGCAGAGTCATCCGAATGACCTACGATCGGTCGCCATGAGCTCTGCCGCCACCCCGGGCACCCCGCTGCCCGTACGAACTCCTGGCTCCCCCGCCCGGGGGCGCCACCGCCGCCCCGAGCGTCCCGAGATACCCGAGGGCGCACCGGCGCTGCTGCTCGCCGTGCCCGCCACAGCGGGTGCCGACGCGCGGCTGATCGCCGACGAGATCGTCTCCATCGTGCGCGGCGAACAGCCGGGCATCGATGTCACCGCCGCTTACCTCGCGGCCTCGGAGGACTCCGACGGGGCCACCGTGGCCGAGCTGCTGGCTCAGGCAGCCGAGGCGGGCGCGCCCGCCCCCGTGGTGGTTCCGCTGCTGCCCGGTCCGCACGAGGAGGCGCTGGCCACCGTGCGGGAGACCGCCGCCGCGACGGGCGCCCTGGTGACCGATGCGCTGGGTCCGCATCCGCTGCTGGCCGAGGCGGTGCATGTGCGGCTGTCGGAGGCGGGCCTGGCCCGTGCCGACCGTGCGCGCCTGTTCAGCGTCAACACCGCTGCCGACGGCGTGGTGCTGGCTGCGGTGGGCGGCGAGGAGGCGGTGCAGGCGGCCGGTATCACCGGTGTGCTGCTGGCCGCGCGGCTCGCCGTCCCGGTGGTGCCCGCCGCGCTGGACGTACCCGGCTCGGTGCGGGCCGCTGCCGCGCACCTGCGGGACACGGGTGTCTCGCTGCCGGCGCTGGCGCCGTTCGTGGTCGGCCCGGAGGTCGACGCGGATCTGGTGAAGTCGGTGGCCGAGGAGGCGGACTGCCCGGCGGCGGAGCCGCTGGGCGCGTACCCGGCCATCGGCCGGCTGATCGTCTCTGCCTATCTGAGCGCCCTCGGCGTCAATGAGGAGCAGCCGGGACGACCGGTTCCGGCGGTCTGACGGAGTGCGGGGCGGCCGTCTGCGGGGGTTCTCCGCAGACGGCCGCTTTGCCATGGCCGAGTACGGTCAGGTCTTGAGGCGTGCGGTGGGTGCGGCGCTGCCGCCCAGCCGGATCGCCGGGGTGAGCGGGGTGCGGGCGGCGGTGCGGACGGTGGCCGGGCGGGTGGCGGCGTTCCAGGCGGGCACCTCCCTGCCGCCGCCGTCCTTGCCGCCGGAGCCCCTGGCCAGCACCGTCACCGCTCCGCCGCTGCCGGCCTCGCGGAAGACCACGGTCCGGGGTTCGGGCGCCTCGGGGTCGAGCCAGAGTTGGTTGCCGTCGAAGGCGCAGTCCAGCACCTCGACGTTGTCGGGTGCCCCCTGGTGGGTGGCGCGGAAGGCCACCCCGGCCTTGCGGTAGCCGGTGAAGCGGCACCGGCTGAGGGTGACCGGGTCGCCGTCGAGTTCATGCCGGGCGGTGGAGACCGCGAAGTCGGACATGCCCGCCGCGTCGACCAGCATGCCGTCGAAGAGGGTGCCCTGGCCGGCGCCGAGCGAGTGCACCGCGATCCCGCCGCTCGCATTGCCGTGCAGCACGCTGCTGCGGTAGGTGAAGTCATTGAGGTAGGCGCCGTGCTCGATGCCCCAGCCGCCGTTGTGGTAGGCGACGAAGTCGCTGATCACATGGTGCCGGGAGGTGTTGAGCCAGACGAAGATGCCGTCCTCCAGGTTGTTGTGGGCGAGGCAGCGCTCGAAGGTCCAGACCCCTTCGCCGCCCTCCGGCCACTCGTAGCCGGAGGCTCCCTCCGCTCCCTGGACGCCCACCGCGACGCAGTCCCTGGCCGTGCTGCCGCGACCGGCGCCGAGGCTGAAGCCGGTCAGCCGGTAGGCGCGGAAGTTGGGCTCCAGACGGGTCCGGGAGGCCACGCAGGAGTCGTAGACGATCTCGTCGGAGGGGCCCTGCGGGGTGCGGGTGTCGGGGGCGCCGTCCCACCAGTAGGCGTCCTCCCAGGTGTCATGGCTGATGCAGCTGCGGAAGGTGATGCCATGGCTGCCGTGCGGGACGAAGGCGTGGTTGCCGGCGTCGCGGATGACGACGCCCTCCACGGTGGTGCCCCGGCTGGCGTCGCCCACCATATGGAAGTGCAGGGCGTAGCGGCCGAGGACCGGGGCGGTGACCGGCGTGGGGCCCTGGGGTGAGGTCCAGGTCTCGTCGGTCGCGCTGCGCGGGCCGAGCCAGCGCAGGGCGGCGTGGCGGACGTCCTGGCGGCGGGAGCTGGTGAGGTGGATATGGGCCCGTCCGCCGGGGGTGCCCTCGACGCGGACGTTGCGGGAGAGGTTGAGCACCTCGGCGCCGACGGTGACGCCGCCGCCGGCGGCCACCCGGGGGTGCGGGTAGCGCAGCGGGCCGTCCAGGGTGATGGTGCGTCCGCTGACCGAGCGCACGGTGTGCAGGTCGTACTGGGTGGAGAAGCCGCCGCTGTCGGGCGGCGCGGTCGGGGTGACCGCGATCCGGTCGCCGGTCTGCCAGCCGTCGGGGGCGGCGGTGAGGGTGACGGTCCGGTCGCCGGGGCGCAGCGAGGCGGCGGCGCGTACCCAGGCGGTCTTGGCGGCGCCGTCCAGCCGCAGGTATCCGTCGCCGGTGACCCAGAGGCCGGTGTCGCCTTCGACCACGCCCATGCCGCCGCCCTGGAAGCGCTTCTCGTCGATGCCGGTGAAGCGCAGGGTGTGGGCGGTGCCCGCGTCTGCGGGGGCCAGCGCCAGGGTGCCCCTGACGACCACGCTGCCGGTGGAGCTGAGGGTCACGGTGCGGGTGGGGCTGTACACCAGGGAGCCACCCGCATCGATGACCAGCCCGGCGACGGCGGCGTCGGTGTCCAGGACCACCCGGTCGCGGATGCGTACGGTGTCGCGGGGGCCAGGGACGCCGCCTTCCCAGCCGGCCTGGTCCGACCAGCGGCGGCCCTGCTCGTCCACCGGCGGCGGCGGTGCGGCCGAGGTGCCGGATGCGGCACCGGGCGCAGTGCCCGGGTGGTCGTGCGGATGGTCGTGCGGGTGCGCGGTGGACGGCCTCAGCGGGGTGGCTGCCGCCGTCGCCGACCGGTCGTGCAGGGTGCGCCGCAGCACCTCCTCGCCGCCGACGGCGGCCAGCACGGCTCCGGCGGCGGCCCAGCGCAGCGCGGAGCGGCGGCCCACCGGGCCGGGTGGCGGCGGGTTGTCGTCCGGCTGCGGCTCCCCCGGCCGCTCCAGCGGCGGCTGCCGACCGTACGGATCGTGGTCTCGGACCATGTGTGCGTCCCCCCAGACGGCTTGGCTGACCCTCAGCAGCTTAGGCAGACCGGCGCGGCCGATGCCGCCGTTTGTCCGGAACCGTCCGGAGACGGCGCTAGCCGACCGGCTCTGCCGGAGGGGGTACGGCAAGGCCCGCGCCCTGGGCGCCCGCTGCGGTGCGGGTGTCCGGGGCGCGGGCCGGCGCCGGTGCCGGCGCCGGTGCCGGTGCCGATGCTGGTGCTGGTGCCGGTGTCAGTCCCGGCGGGCCGGGGCGGCGGCGGTGGAGCCGCGTACCACCAGCTCGGGCTGGAACATGAACTCGGCGCGCTGCGCCGGGTTGCCGCCGACCTCCTCCAGCAGGGCGTCCACGGCGGCGGTGGCCATGGCCTCCACGGGCTGCCGGATGGTGGTGAGCGGCGGTTCGGTGAAGGCGATCAGCGGCGAGTCGTCGAAGCCGACCACCGAGACGTCCTGAGGGACCGTCAGCCCGCGCTGCCGGACCGCCCGGATGGCACCCAGCGCCATCATGTCGCTGCCGCAGACGATGGCGGTGCACCCCTTGTCCAGCAGGGCTCCAGCCGCCGCATGGCCGCCCTCCACGCTGAACAGGGTGTGGTGGACCATGGACTCGGCCTGCTCCCGGGTCTGCCCGAGGATGCTCTGCAGGGCGGCGGTGAAGCCCTCCATCTTGCGCAGCACCGGGACGTACCGGCGCTGGCCGACGGCCAGTCCGATCCGCTCATGGCCGAGCTCGACCAGGTGCTGGACCGCCATCCGCATGGCGGCCCGGTCGTCGGGGGAGACAAACGGCGCGGAGATCCGCTCGCTGTAGCCGTTGATCAGCACAAAGGGCACCTGCCGGCCCGCCAGCCTGGCGTACCGGTCATGGGCGGCGGTGGTGTCCGCGTGCAGACCGGAGACAAAGACGATGCCGGAGACACCCCGGTCCACCAGCATCTCCACCAGCTCGTCCTCGGTGGAGCCGCCCGGTGTCTGGGTACACAGCACCGGGGTGTAGCCGTGGCGGCTGAGCACCTGCTCGATCACCTGGGCCAGCGCCGGGAAGATCGGGTTGTTGAGCTCCGGGGTGATCAGTCCGATCAGGCCGGCGCTGCGCTGGCGCAGCCGCGTCGGCCGCTCGTAGCCGAGCACATCGAGAGCCGCGAGCACGGTCTGCCTGGTGGCAGCCGACACCCCTGCCTTGCCGTTGAGGACGCGGGAGACGGTGGCCTCGCTAACCCCCGCCTGTGCCGCGATGTCCGCCAGTCGTGCCGTAGTCACAGCCCCCGAGCCTATTGCACCCATCTCAGACGGCCCACCAGACGGTGCTGTCCGAGGGCAGCAGGATCTCGCCGTCCACCGTCCCGGTCTCCGTGGAGGCGAGCAGGAGGCGGCCGGGGGCGGGGATGCGGACCGGTTCGGCGCCCAGGTTCACGGTGCAGGCGAAGGAGCCGGCGGCGGCGTCGCGGCGGAATGCCAGGACGCCCTCGGGGTAGCCGTCCAGCCAGGTCACGGCGGTGCCGGCGCCCAGCGCGGGGTGCTCGCGGCGCACCGCCAGGGCGCTGCGGTAGAGCTCCAGGGTGGAGGAGGGGTCGCCCTGCTGGACGGCGACGCTCAGCCGGGCCCACTCGGCGGGCTGCGGCAGCCAGCTGGAGCCGCCGTCGGGGCCGAAGCCGTACGGGGCCTCGGTGCCGGACCACGGGATGGGCACCCGGCAGCCGTCCCGGAAGCCGTCCTGGCCGGCGGCGCGGAAGAACGCCGGGTCCTGGCGGACCTCGTCGGGCAGGTCGGTGACCTCGGGCAGGCCCAGTTCCTCGCCCTGGTAGAGGTAGGCGGAGCCGGGCAGTGCGAGCATCAGCAGCGAGGCGGCGCGGGCGCGGCGGAGGCCGGTCTCCCGGTCGGCGGTGTCATCGGCGAGGCGGGTGGCGTGCCGGACCACGTCATGGTTGGAGAGCACCCAGGTGGTGGGGGCGTCGACGGGGCGCATGGCGTCCAGCGAGAGGTCGATCACCCGGCGGAGCTCGGCCGCCTCCCAGGCGGTGCCCAGGTACTGGAAGTTGAACGCCTGGTGCAGCTCGTCGGCGCGCACGTAGTTGGCGGTGCGGGCGACGGTGGGGGTCCAGGCTTCGGCGACGGCGATCCGCTCGCCGGGGTACTCGTCGAGGATCGTGCGCCAGCTGCGGTAGACCTCGTGGACGCCGTCCTGGTCGAAGAAGGGCAGCACGGCGTTGCCCAGCAGCTTCAGCTGGTCATGGGAGCCCATGTCGGGCAGTCCGGCGGCCTTGACCAGGCCGTGGGCCACGTCGATCCGGAAGCCGTCGACGCCCATGTCCAGCCAGAAGCGCAGGATGGAGCGGAACTCGTCGGCGACGGCCGGGTTCTCCCAGTTGAAGTCGGGCTGCTCGGCGGCGAAGAGGTGCAGGTACCAGTCGCCGGGGGTGCCGTCGGGGTTGGTGGTGCGCGTCCAGGCGGGGCCGCCGAAGATGGACTCCCAGTCGTTGGGCGGCAGTTCGCCGTTCTCGCCCTTGCCGGGGAGGAAGTGGTAGCGCTCGCGCAGCGCGGAGCCGGGGCCCTCGCGCAGCGCCCGCTTGAACCACTCGTGCTGGTCGGAGGAGTGGTTGGGCACCAGGTCCACGATGATGCGCAGGCCGAGCGCATGGGCGTCGCGGATCAGCGCGTCGGCGTCGTGCAGGGTGCCGAACATCGGGTCGATGGCCCGGTAGTCGGAGACGTCGTAGCCGGCGTCGGCCTGCGGGGAGGCATAGAAGGGGGAGAGCCAGACGGCGTCCACGCCCAGGTCGCGCAGATAGGGCAGCCGGCTGCGGATGCCGGGCAGGTCGCCCATGCCGTCGCCGTCGGAGTCGGCGAAGCTGCGCGGGTACACCTGGTAGATGACCGCGTCCCGCCACCAGCCTCTGCTGTCGCCGGCGGACGCAGCGACGGCGCCGGGCGCGGCGTCGTGGGCGGTGGCGTCCCGGGCGGTGGCGTCCTGGTCCGCTCCGGCCCGCTGCGGGGCGAGGAGGGAGGGCCGGGAGGCGTCGGCGAGGTCGTGGCTCATGGTTTCCCTTGGGTGCTCGGTGCCTTGCCGCCTCCGGTCTCCGGGAGGCGGCGCGCAGCGTGCGGACAGGTAGCTGCTGGTGGGTCAGGACTTGGCGGCGCCGGCGGTGAGGCCGGAGACCAGATGGCGCTGGACCAGGAAGAAGACGATGGTCGCGGGGATGGCGATCAGCACCGAGGAGGCGGTCATCCCCGCCCAGTCGGCGCGGGTGTTGGTCGCGAGGGTGCGGATGCCGACCGCCAGGGTGTAGTGGTCGGCGCTCATGAACTGGGTCGCGTAGGCGACCTCGGCCCAGGCGGTGAGGAAGGAGTAGAAGGCGGTGACGGCCAGGCCCGGGCGGGCCAGCGGCAGGATCAGCCGCCAGAAGGTGCCGAACGGGGTGAGGCCGTCCACCCGGCCGGCCTCGTCGATCTCCACCGGGATGGTGTCGAAGTAGCCCTTGAGCATCCAGGCGGAGAAGGGCACCGCCACGGTGCAGTAGGTGAGGATCAGGCCCAGGTAGCTGTCGATCAGGTCGAGCGAGGCCAGGATGTTGTACAGCGGCACGATCAGCACGGCCACCGGGAACATCTGGGTGACCAGGAACATCCACATCAGCTGCTTCTGGCCGGGGAACTTCAGCCGGGAGACCGCATAGCCGGCCGTCGCGGAGAGCAGCACACCGAGGACGGTGGTGGCGAGGGCGACCACCAGGGAGTTGCCGAACCAGCGGGGGAAGTCGGTCTCGGTGAGGACCCGGGTGTAGTTCTTCAGGCTCAGGTGGCCGATCACCTTGGAGGGGTCCTGCCAGGCGTCCTCGGGGCCGACCGAGATGTAGAGGATCCAGGCCACCGGGAACATCGCCACCAGCGAGGCGGCGATCAGCGTGGTGTGCAGCGCCAGGGAGGCGAGCGGACCGCGCTCGCCCCGGGCGCGGATGCGGCGGGCCGGGGGTCGGTCGTGGGTCGCGGTCATGGGCGGCTGCTCCTTCTGCTCCTGGTCGTCGCTGGGGGTCCGGGTCGGGGCGCCGCCGGTCACGACTGCTCCGCCTTGAGCTCCCGGCGCCGGTACAGGGTGGAGAAGACCAGCAGGATGAGCAGGATGATG is part of the Peterkaempfera bronchialis genome and encodes:
- a CDS encoding LacI family DNA-binding transcriptional regulator, whose amino-acid sequence is MGAIGSGAVTTARLADIAAQAGVSEATVSRVLNGKAGVSAATRQTVLAALDVLGYERPTRLRQRSAGLIGLITPELNNPIFPALAQVIEQVLSRHGYTPVLCTQTPGGSTEDELVEMLVDRGVSGIVFVSGLHADTTAAHDRYARLAGRQVPFVLINGYSERISAPFVSPDDRAAMRMAVQHLVELGHERIGLAVGQRRYVPVLRKMEGFTAALQSILGQTREQAESMVHHTLFSVEGGHAAAGALLDKGCTAIVCGSDMMALGAIRAVRQRGLTVPQDVSVVGFDDSPLIAFTEPPLTTIRQPVEAMATAAVDALLEEVGGNPAQRAEFMFQPELVVRGSTAAAPARRD
- a CDS encoding DUF397 domain-containing protein, with product MRHIHNGMAAAEIRGVVWQKSRHSNSQGNCVELAKLPGGDVAMRNSRFPEGPALIYTRAEIEALLLGAKDGEFDHLVQ
- a CDS encoding right-handed parallel beta-helix repeat-containing protein, whose product is MVRDHDPYGRQPPLERPGEPQPDDNPPPPGPVGRRSALRWAAAGAVLAAVGGEEVLRRTLHDRSATAAATPLRPSTAHPHDHPHDHPGTAPGAASGTSAAPPPPVDEQGRRWSDQAGWEGGVPGPRDTVRIRDRVVLDTDAAVAGLVIDAGGSLVYSPTRTVTLSSTGSVVVRGTLALAPADAGTAHTLRFTGIDEKRFQGGGMGVVEGDTGLWVTGDGYLRLDGAAKTAWVRAAASLRPGDRTVTLTAAPDGWQTGDRIAVTPTAPPDSGGFSTQYDLHTVRSVSGRTITLDGPLRYPHPRVAAGGGVTVGAEVLNLSRNVRVEGTPGGRAHIHLTSSRRQDVRHAALRWLGPRSATDETWTSPQGPTPVTAPVLGRYALHFHMVGDASRGTTVEGVVIRDAGNHAFVPHGSHGITFRSCISHDTWEDAYWWDGAPDTRTPQGPSDEIVYDSCVASRTRLEPNFRAYRLTGFSLGAGRGSTARDCVAVGVQGAEGASGYEWPEGGEGVWTFERCLAHNNLEDGIFVWLNTSRHHVISDFVAYHNGGWGIEHGAYLNDFTYRSSVLHGNASGGIAVHSLGAGQGTLFDGMLVDAAGMSDFAVSTARHELDGDPVTLSRCRFTGYRKAGVAFRATHQGAPDNVEVLDCAFDGNQLWLDPEAPEPRTVVFREAGSGGAVTVLARGSGGKDGGGREVPAWNAATRPATVRTAARTPLTPAIRLGGSAAPTARLKT
- a CDS encoding glycoside hydrolase family 3 protein, with amino-acid sequence MAQDLDTRVRALLARMCLEDKVGQLFVSRVHGGDTEHPSPAEAAENRKALGVATAAEAVARYRLGGVVYFGWTGNLDSPERTAALSAGLQRAARLLPVPVPLLIATDQEQGSVVRIGPPATGFPGAMALGASGRPEDARSAARVTGTELAALGINQDYAPVADVNLDPANPVIGTRSFGGDPSAVAALTAAQVQGFHDAGTVCTAKHFPGHGDTSADSHTGLPVIGHSRAEWERVDLPPFAAAVRHGVDSVMTAHIVVPALDPSGDPATLSRPIITGLLRRHLGYDGVVVTDSLTMAGVRTRYGDDRVPVLALKAGADQLLDPPDLALAYRSVLHAVRDGELTESRIDASVTRVLRLKVRRGLFERRPPDPASVRRLLGTPAHLAVADTVADHSITLLRNDDRVLPLAAAAGRPVLVTGWEPVGGSAGIGTAAGQPVRELAAALSALGLPTRALPTGPAPDAAAVARATRAAGDTGDTGVTGDAGGGGAVVVLTGGAAGDAAQRRLVAALLATGRPMVQIAVRDPYDLARLPGVRTALATYSWSPASMRAAARVLAGRTTPTGRPPVTLPD
- a CDS encoding sugar ABC transporter permease — translated: MTATHDRPPARRIRARGERGPLASLALHTTLIAASLVAMFPVAWILYISVGPEDAWQDPSKVIGHLSLKNYTRVLTETDFPRWFGNSLVVALATTVLGVLLSATAGYAVSRLKFPGQKQLMWMFLVTQMFPVAVLIVPLYNILASLDLIDSYLGLILTYCTVAVPFSAWMLKGYFDTIPVEIDEAGRVDGLTPFGTFWRLILPLARPGLAVTAFYSFLTAWAEVAYATQFMSADHYTLAVGIRTLATNTRADWAGMTASSVLIAIPATIVFFLVQRHLVSGLTAGAAKS
- a CDS encoding glycoside hydrolase family 13 protein, producing the protein MSHDLADASRPSLLAPQRAGADQDATARDATAHDAAPGAVAASAGDSRGWWRDAVIYQVYPRSFADSDGDGMGDLPGIRSRLPYLRDLGVDAVWLSPFYASPQADAGYDVSDYRAIDPMFGTLHDADALIRDAHALGLRIIVDLVPNHSSDQHEWFKRALREGPGSALRERYHFLPGKGENGELPPNDWESIFGGPAWTRTTNPDGTPGDWYLHLFAAEQPDFNWENPAVADEFRSILRFWLDMGVDGFRIDVAHGLVKAAGLPDMGSHDQLKLLGNAVLPFFDQDGVHEVYRSWRTILDEYPGERIAVAEAWTPTVARTANYVRADELHQAFNFQYLGTAWEAAELRRVIDLSLDAMRPVDAPTTWVLSNHDVVRHATRLADDTADRETGLRRARAASLLMLALPGSAYLYQGEELGLPEVTDLPDEVRQDPAFFRAAGQDGFRDGCRVPIPWSGTEAPYGFGPDGGSSWLPQPAEWARLSVAVQQGDPSSTLELYRSALAVRREHPALGAGTAVTWLDGYPEGVLAFRRDAAAGSFACTVNLGAEPVRIPAPGRLLLASTETGTVDGEILLPSDSTVWWAV
- a CDS encoding sirohydrochlorin chelatase, with amino-acid sequence MSSAATPGTPLPVRTPGSPARGRHRRPERPEIPEGAPALLLAVPATAGADARLIADEIVSIVRGEQPGIDVTAAYLAASEDSDGATVAELLAQAAEAGAPAPVVVPLLPGPHEEALATVRETAAATGALVTDALGPHPLLAEAVHVRLSEAGLARADRARLFSVNTAADGVVLAAVGGEEAVQAAGITGVLLAARLAVPVVPAALDVPGSVRAAAAHLRDTGVSLPALAPFVVGPEVDADLVKSVAEEADCPAAEPLGAYPAIGRLIVSAYLSALGVNEEQPGRPVPAV
- a CDS encoding ATP-binding protein; its protein translation is MGAGPAVLADPDVVTCTLTPRYEAVKTARDFTRNSLHRWGLGELFDDIALVASELVTNALRHALQLRAGDAQGRIPTQPQHGPAAEQLPIRISLVHRAPQVVFAVSDPSSAGPVARDADYIAESGRGLHLVDSFSRSWGWHPLAGAGKVVWALFEAHEATVDNGGGRHRRA